AGTGGTGCCGAGTCCTCTCTACTTATACTGAGCCTGCCTCTAGATGATAATACTCAGGTTTGCCTTTTCaaatttcttattattttttagggtttttccatttttcttatttattttatgttttgggcTCAGATTTGACACCAATATCCGGCATCAGCCCAGCCTAGACCAGCCCTTGGAGATTCTGGAAATGGTTGGGCCTGGTTCCAGGCCCAGTCATTCTTTAAAAATCATGAGTCGGACCGTCTGATTTTATTCTATGTCTGATCAGAAACTAGACCAGTTATAAGAATTTGATCCTAAACTCAATATTTATTAAAGTTGAACTTAAATCATTTCACTAAACACATCTATTAAAATCCCTTTACAAATTTGGACCTTGAAAAATAATTCTAATCATGTGATAAAATAATAaccaaatcacttgaaaacccATATCAAAAACAAACAATCAATACTTTGATTACATATAACTATCGATATCCTTGTTAGCAGAAACCTAGGCATAAAGTATAAATGACGACGTGACCAACATTTATTAGATGATCAGATAAGATACGTGGTCAGACCGCTTGATCCAAAGGTTTCATCTTCTAATTCTAAATGGGAATGATGCACATGTCATGCACGTGAATCCTTAATTTGATTTACCAAAAATACCCTTGACTCCTATTACCATCGTCTTGGCTTATTATTATagcaaaactaataaaaatgatttgaaaattttaagttttaacaataaagacaaaataaaaaatatgataaatagtatataattaattttttaatataaaaatataatttttcattaaaataaataatatcattatATCAAAAACTTTTTGTTGAAGTTATCAATTATTTTACGCTCTCCGGCTCTCTCTCAGAGACTCACAGTCTCAACTCAAAGTacaggaaagaaaagaaaaacaagcggaagagaaaaaaaatggtggGAACGAGTGTGAAGGCGGAGACGATGGGTTTGATGGAGAAGAGGACCGCCCTGGAGGCGGAGATGAACGCCATCATCGAACGTCTTACTCAGCCCGGCGGCCCTGGAATCTCCGGCAACCTCCTTGACTCCGAggtcaacttttttttcttttctttttctaattaattttttaaattaacaagatttgggatttagggtttttggtgtTGCGTCCTCTTCTAATGTGTAGGGTTTTCCTCGCGAAGACATTGACATCCCAGCTGTGCGAGCAGAACGGCGTCGTCTTGCTGGTAATATTACTTGAGTATTTTATCAGTGTATTTGCTCAAATTGCATTTATTAAACTAATTATTCGCAATAAATTATAGTTTTTTCGCTGCTAATTTCGTTTTTGAGCTTTGTTTATTCCTTCTAATGGCGGTTCTGATGTTGGTATTTGTTAGTACTTGTCTAGTTCATAGTGTACTTGCAGAAGCTGTTGTAGTTTACTTGAATTTTCATGCTCATATGGTTATTTCTTTGCTTGTAATTTCAGAATTGCGTAATGATCACAAAGAGATTACCGAGAAACTGAACCGAAATATTGAAGTTCTGCATTCGGCAAGGCCTGCTCCTAAACAATCATCACTCAATGATTCAGGTAGGTGGTTGGAACCCGGAATGCATATTATCGGACTTAAAGATTTATTGCGAGATTTTGGTAGGATAGATTAAATTGTCTAAGGTTTCATGTTGTGCGGGATTTGAAATGTATTGTGTGCTTGTGTATTGTGAAAGGTCTGAGATTCATTGGCCTTCAGTGATAGGAGCTAAATATTTCTTTTACTGTGTATCTATCAAGTTATGTGATATTTGcatttttgtctaatttttcTGTGATGATGGATGTCAGATGGCCAAAGCGCATCAGCTGTCAACGTGGTTGCATCTGCATCCTCAACCAATGTTCATACTGCCATGGATGTGGATATGATTGTGAGCGTACCTTTTGCGTTGGTGGATGAGATAGCTGATGCATCACCAGCAGCAGAGGATGGTTTACAGCTTGGAGATCAGATTGTTAAATTTGGTAATGTGGAAAATGGCGATAATTTGTTGCAGAAACTTGCTTCTGAGGCTCAAGCTAGTCAGGGCCGTGGGATACCTATAATACTTGTAAGGCAAGGTGCTCAAGTCAGCTTAACCGTGACACCTAGAACATGGCAAGGCAGGGGTCTACTTGGGTAAGTGTCGTCTCATTTCACTTCTTTTTTCGTTTGTTAAACCTATTCATGATTTGATCACTTGTTATAACTTCTTTGTTAGGAAGGGCATTGGTTAACATTTCGCAATAGTGCTTTTGAGGGTCTTAAAATTTCTCTGAAGAATATATAATTGACAGCTTTTTCAGTAAATTTCCATTGTTCATCAAGTAATATTGAATTACTATTAATCTTTCTTCCGAGTCTAACATCCAATCTAAGAACGATATCATATAAAACCTTTGGTCAGGAAATTGTGATATTGTCAACTAAATTTGGATGGTGAGATTATGAACCCTTCGGTCACAAATTGCCTACGATTATTAGGTAGGGCAGGTGCTATTTGGAATGTTGCGCCCAACCTAAAGCCTTCTTTGCTAAACAAAACAACACATCCTTAACCCACCTGGttcgtttttcattttttgtaagCAATGTGTAGTATTTTGTTTCACTTACAGTTGTTGGTTTGTCGGTACTTGCAGCTGCCATTTCCAGATCTTGTGAGCGGTTTGTTTTCCGGTTCTTCACAAGCCAGAGGAACCATAGCACCCTTCAGTTCAGGCTGGTTTCCATTCTGGTTTCCTCCTTTTTAAGATGTATACATTGGTGAGATCGCGACATTATTTGCTTTATTTTAGTGAATCGTGGATGAGAAACTTATGGGATTTCTAATTCGATCTTGTAGACTATCTGAGATGTTGTTTCTCTATTTCTTCTTCCGTGTTGTTTCTCTTTTTCGGAATTAGTAAATCGGATCAAGGGTTCACACGAGCATGTCTCTGTCTCGGGGACATTTGAACTCAATGACTTCTTATTCAAAAAGAAACAGAATTACAAAAGAGGATTTCTTAGCAACCCCAACTTCCTACAATCAAACGAAAGTTTCAGAGAAACTGTAACgggaaaattaacaaattcacCATATTTGCTTCTTCATAAATGGGGTTAGGAATCTCTCGTACTCTCGCATTGCTCGCGTTGGAGAGAGACTTGCATGCGCCCAGCCCGGGATGCCACGGGAGAGGTTGGGAACCCAAACCCATATTTATGGAGATGAGGTTGGGTCTTCTGGAGATTTGAACTGGTTCCTTTTAATTATAATATGCATCGTTTTCTTCTAGTCTTTCCGCAGCTTGATTGCAGCTGCAGCAACCTCACTTGGGGGCCATGTTGCGTTGACAAATGAGAGGTTTTTCGGGGTGTCACTTATCAAACCAATTAAGTTATGTATTTAGGATGGAAGCAAGTAAACTAACTTCACGGGTAAGGATTGTACGTGCTATGACTTTTCCTTACTCGATATTCGTTACACCATCATGTGTTATTATTGTACCTTGATGACAGATATATAACCTTATCATTTGTACCTTGAGAAATGGTGTGAAAATGTGAAGCCCTTTTTGAATTCTATGAAGCTAGAAGAAACTTATTAAGGTTGTACCGAGGTACGATCACCTAATTTGCACCAATGTATTGAAAAATCAGATATACTGCGACAAAACGCCACCTTTTACATTGAAACCATATGCATTTAGCTAGGGTCATGCCCATAAGCTAAGGCTatcggaggcagattgtctaccctcctgTTATCGTGCCCTTTCTATTCCCTCCTATTTATGCGGTCATGGTTAagttacgttaatattttatattcatattgttttttgtcttattacctctattataaaataaatataaaatgttgacgtaacttaaccgtTACCATATAAATAAAAGATAATAGGAATGACACGATAacagggcagacaatctgcctccaagGCTATCAGAGTCTGTTGTGGTCCATTGATCAGGCAAGACAGTTGAAGCCTCAGTCTGTCTACTACTTGCTTGCAGCTTTAGCCCATCTTCACGTTTTTTTTTAAGGGTAGATAAGGCAATATATTTTATGTTTGTAGTTTAGTCACATTAAATAAAGCAGATGAACAAATTTTATATGCTCGAATTTAAATCTCTCTTCTCGTAATTTGTtaatttaatgtaaaatattgtttatttaaaagcaaaaaaaaaatcgacCTTTTGTATGGTATTTTGTAGACTTTATTTAAGTGTTTTCATTGAGCTAAAAAGTCAATGATTGCTTCTACCTGCTAAAGAGAATAAGAATAAACCTAAAAGAATAGCTTTCCATTAAAATAGTAGAAATTATTGAATTTTATATTTAGTGATAGCTTTGAGGGTGAAGTGTGCTATTTAAATAATTGGgtatttgagtttttttttttttttttcaatataacAAATAGTTTAGTTCCAACTTTTTGACTGGAGTGCATTTTTGCTTATCATCGTCAAGTATGGTATTGATCATCATTTTACTTATTGTTGttgaatgagtttaaattttgggatTTGTGTTTATgcataaatctcaaaatttaaacttatacAACGATGATAAATAGAGTGATGAGCAAATAAAAAAGCGAATAAACTATGACCACTTCATCATCTACTTGTCTTGGTTCATTTTATCTAATCACTTAATAACATATTTAGTTACAAACTCGCACTACAAAACTTAACTCAAATGATAAATAGTTCAAACTTCAATAAACAAATCTAGTTACATGTTTCACGTTAACtttcataaaaacaaaaaatgatttTCTAGCACTTATTTTTCAATTATGCAAATACTTTTATCCTCCTCCATTGCGAATTGCGATTCTCTTTGAATCTTTATGTCCAGCGTTTAAAGACTAAGAGATTCGAACTGTTAAAGAGAGATACAAATTCGGGTTTTTTGTTTGTATAAGGTAGATTAGTGGAATGAGTTGATGAAGCCCGCATGATTTAAAATAAGTAATACAGATCTCTTAATCTTTGAACTCTGACATAAAGGATATCAACTCTTCCTTTgaactcatattttttttttcacctatggtttttttctttatttattcgACACAAAGATcagattataaaaaataaaaaataaaaaaataaaaaaagaatggtAATTTGAGCGATCAATTTTACATGGCAACAACCGGTAAAATGCAACCTCAAACCGGCTCGTTAGGTCAAACAAAACACGACAATCCttcactctctctctgtcttttgttctcattctctctctctctctctctctctctctgtgtgtaCAAATTCAGGGAGAGGAAAATTTCAATTTCTGCAGATCGAAACCAGTTTTTCTCCTCACTCCTCACAAAACCCACTTTCCCGCATTTTCCCGGAAACTTTCTTTATTCCCGGAAAGTGAAGAAAGCATGGGAATTGCAAAGGGACCATGTCTTTTGTGTCTGCTTTACTCTCTCCAGGTGTTGCAGTGACCAAACGACACCGGTTTCGTTTTAAAAACTTATGCTTTACTGTCTGATTTCTCTCAGATAGTTCATTTTTCACAGAAGTACAGAGTGGGAATCTCTGGGTTTCGAGGCTATTTGGAAGCTCATATATAAGGCCGTAGCTTTGGCACCATAAGGTGAAcctatttttctttctattgttttctgtGAAATTGTAAGTGGGTTTTGAATTTCTTAGGTATTTTGGGCATATTGGAATCTgggtttttgaaaaaatgggggTTTTAGTTGGTTTCTGTGAGTGGGGTTTGAGATATTTGATTGGTGaaattttgatgatttgaaTGTGGATGGACCCAAAGGGTTGGTAGGAGTGTAACTTTGAAGAGCAAAGTTAATGAATGTAGCTAGTGCAAGTGTCAAATCTATATGCTGTCATGGTTTTTCTGGTGATCTGAGCTTTTGAAAGTGAGAGAAACTGGGTTTCAGTGAATTTCCAAGATGGGTTTTCGATGATTTGAGCCGGCTCGGGCAAATTCATAGTCTGCTTCATTCCGTAGTTTTATTGGTGTAGTAAAGCTGAGATCTTTGGAAAATTTGGTGTTCAACCAAAGGAGTGACATCGATGTCAGGAGCTCCAAGAGTAAGGTCTATCAATGTGGCTGATTCAGAGTCAAGGCCAGTGCTTGGACCTGCTGGGAACAAGGCAGGGACGTTCAGTGCGCGAAAACCGGCTTCAAAACCACTGAGAAAGGCTGAGAAATTCGGCGAGGAGGTTTCATCAGCTGAAGAGAAGAAAACCCGTCAATCTCCAATGCTTACTACCTCTCCTCAACCGCATTCACCCAAGGTTCATTCAGTGCTTCGTCGGCACGAGCAGCTATTGCACTCTAATTTTTCGCTGAATGCTTCTTGTTCATCGGATGCCTCTACGGATTCGTTTCAAAGTAGAGCATCTACGGGTAGGCTGATTCGGTCAAATAGTGTAGGGAGTAGGAGGAAGCAGTATGTTTCAAAGCCAAGAAGTGTGGTTTCTGATGGTGGATTGGACTCTCCTCCTGATGGTTCACAGTCTAAGAAGAGATGCGCTTGGGTGACGCCAAATGCTGGTCCGTTTTCATTTCTTTGATTCTAGTCAAACTGTTTGCGTTGGTGAATTGGTTATGGTTTTCTAGTTAGTAATGTAAACCTTCTCTTCATATATACTTATCTGGTAAAGCATACCATTAGGATTTCTAGAGTATATGTCACATGATGTACTGCTTTGTATCATCTCGGGCTTGCCTATGGAAAATTTGTGTGGAATTTACTGACCGAAATGCTAATTTGGGGCACGTTTTAGACTGGCAGTAGGACTGTCATGATGTAGTTCATAATTCAGCAAAGTGTAGTCTATTTATTCCTTACACCCCATTTCCACTCTGATTTAAGATTAAACTTGGTGATGTAGATACGAGTTAGCATTAGTTCAAAACCAAAATGACTAGGATGTAGTTCGTACTCCAACAAGATAAAAGCAGTTTGTACCTTAGAATGAAGAGCTTCAAGTTAAGGGAACATAAGGTTCGTTAATAggcaattttaaataaatttggttGATCTAAGTAATTATGTTTAAGGCTTAATTGGATTACTCTCCTCAAAGCTTTTGTATGAGATATCAACTGAGTATAACTAAACTGTTGTTTTGATGTCCAAGCCAAAAAAATTGTAGTCACTCGGTGGctattattttgattttgtgtCATTGTTATGAATAATTCGCGTTGCACATTATTAGTGCATGAATGATAGAAAACAGATATATAACTGCAGAAGTAAACAATTTGCGATAGTTGTGCATTTCTGTTTATTGTGCCCTTTGTCCAGTGACTCCAACCAAAGAGGAGGGGTAAGATAAGCCATGCTAAGTTTTGTAGAAGTGGAATTACATTTATGTTAGCTTAGAGACTCATTATGTATGGTTGAATCAAATAGGATTTTCTACATGGCTTGGTATTCTTCTTTAGGATATTTATATTCTGATAGAGCCTGGTGTGTTGAAGCAGATCCATGTTATGCTGCTTTTCATGATGAAGAATGGGGGTTTCCAGTACACGATGACAAGTAAGTCATAGCAACACTATCTGCATATATGTTGACAGTGACGACTATTACTTCATAAAAATGTACTTCACCGTCATTTCCTTAATCTTCTTGACCACATGCAGGAAACTGTTTGAGCTTCTGGTCCTATCGGGTGCTTTGGCTGAGCTTTCATGGCCTGCCATTTTAAGCAAAAAGCACATCTTTAGGTACTGTCCCTGTGAAAGTTATCTTTTCTATTTACCGACTTACCCTGAATTATATTCTGTACAAAATGTTGGGGCCTTTTCAGTGATGGTCCCTTCCTTGTTGAATGGCCTTTAATAATTGACACACTTCTTTTTTTGCAGGGaagtttttgcagattttgatCCCATTGCCGTCTCAAAATTGAATGAGAAGAAGCTTATATCACCAGGAAGTGCTGCAAGTTCCCTATTGTCTGAACTGAAATTGCGTGCTATCATTGAGAATGCACGTCAAACAACCAAGGTACATGTTCATTTCCTTCTATCATTGTATGAGATTGAATTGCAACGGATGCACGCTTGTTCCAGCTTAGTAAATCACTCTGACTCGTGTGGGGAAAGTATTAGGAATCTCACCTGTATGCTTATCCATCGCAAAATTACCTTGTCAATGATACCCAAACTTAAGCAAAGTAAACGTGGCAAGTAGTATATTTGTACTGGTTGTATTATTTATGCATCACTCTCTGTGAGTAATTGTTTGGGCTGACGCTCACACCATCATGATCCACTCATGTTTGAACATGTGGATCTATTTTTTAATGCTATCAACCATATTGCTATAACACGTGGATTAGTAACACCAAGAGTTTGTGTTAGCATCAcactcaaaaaaaaatttctctctaCAAGCCAAATAGCCTCATTCGCTGAGTTTTTCCCGGTATAGGCCCGGGGACCCACATGTTTTCTGTTGTTTGTGCAAGCAATTAAAtggcatataatgagtgtttagtgattatttgatcaggtAGGTTAGGTGAAAAAAGTAGTTGAATTGTGGTCCTGAACACCTCTGTTATTTGTATCACACATATAGGACAAGTTGTAGTTCTATCATCCTTTGAAGGAGCCTTACCTTCCATCATACCTCAACAATTGCTCATCCAACCTAATCATTCCCCATCTTCAGCATGCCAGCTTGCTTCATTACTTAGTCCTGAATTCACTTATTTAACTCCGACAAGTTTCCAACCGTCCGAAACCCTTTTTACTGTAGCCATGATTGcacatttctttctttaatctcTATCATTGCAACTAACTTTTTGCAGGTTTTGCTGATGCCAGGTCATAGAGGAGTTTGGGTCATTCGACAAGTACATCTGGAGCTTTGTGAATAACAAGCCCATCGTGAGCCGATTCAGGTATCCTCGGCAGGTTCCGGTTAAAACTCCAAAAGCAGACGTCATAAGCAAAGACCTTGTGAGAAGAGGGTTCCGGAGTGTCGGGCCCACTGTCGTTTACTCTTTCATGCAGGTCGCCGGAATCACAAATGACCATCTCTTTAGTTGCTTCAGATTCCAGGAATGTGTAAACGCTGCGGAAGGGAACGGAGAGAACGGCATCAAGGACGAGGCTGGAAAGAAAACGGAGAACGGGATAGAATCAGAGTTATCCGTCGCCATAGACAAGCTGAGTTTCTCGTCGGACTTGTGAAAGGCCATGCCTTTGATCAGCTCAGCAGGGTTCAATCATCAGTCAAGCCGCATCGACCGATTCGGAGCTACTCTTTGTATTGAGTAGTAGTGAAGAGGGTTTTGTGTGTAATTAATGAAATTCTGAAGCAAAATATGGATTTTGGCAATGTAGATTACTGAAGTGGATTAAAATTAAACTGGTGATTGTGCTGTTGCTTGTGGGAGCCTTCCAAAACCAGCATACAACTTTTTGTACAGTTAAAGATATTGGTTATTAGAATCTCTTTAAAACCAGATTTgggtattaattaattaaaaacaaggataaaataaacttaattaaatgctGTACAATGCTTCACAATCTGAATTATACTTTCAAAATTTCTACTATGCTCCGAGATATCTTATTCACTGAAGTTTTGGTGTTAGATCATGGTCTGTGAACTTCAACCAAGGATTTAGCAACCGTAAAAATACCGGTACATAAGATACATAGTGGCATACTACAAAATTCCTCGAGGATTTAGTTTTGAACTTAAAGTCGTGGTTGACAGCTGGTAGTGGTGACAAATTGACAATGAAGGATCTGTAGCACAGTGCATCACTGTCTCCAATAGGACGGCCTGACGGGGGAACTCCCAATTGATAGACAAGTTTGCCGCGTCCAACCAACATCACCTAAAATGTGGGGCACCACTCTTTTTATCTCAAGTAAAGTAGGGGTGTCAATAGGTCTTGTTCGGTtctactttatatatatatatatatatatatgtcgtGTATGTATCAACTTAAAAATTACTTGAGTAGGGGTGTCAATAGGTCTTGTTCGGttctacttatatatatatatatatatatcgtgtATGTGTCAacttacaaatttaattaaCGTGCAAAATAATATAGTAGCTTACACATTGACGGCAGACTGATCCCTCTCCTCATACAGCTCCACCATATGAGGAGGCATGATACTTTTAATCTCCAGGTCAAACAGTTCGCCAAAACAAAACTGGTGCCTCCAAATAATGTATGCGTATGAGTTCgaatttgaattaaaatttcaaacccTTGCTCACTTTTCACTAAAGCAAGTACTAAAATTTGTCTGAGTCGTGGATGCAGACCGTTTAGGAAACGCGTCTGCCTCCTGCCTCTGGTTTCATTTTTATTCTATGAATTCCACCAAAAAGGGCAAATTGAGATAACGACTGGTGgatgatgaaaaaatgaaaaagaatgaaTGGCATCCGAGGGCAACCCGCATCCCAACTTTTTACCTCAAGGACTTGACCAAGTCAAGTATTTAGTAGGGATGGCTGGTCAGGCCACTCTCACAAGAGTGAGACGGGTATAACCATCGAGTTGATCAAGCTGTCATACCCAAGTTTTTCTCGCTTGATACCATACACATGTGCTCGGAATTGAATTTATAAACGAATGACCCCAATTTCTATATTGTTTCACTGCCATCAGCCTATTTAAAACAAGATGCAAGGGTGTACAATACCAAATCTACACATCTATGCACTATTAAACTACATCTGAAAGGTGAAAAACACCACCaagaaaaaaggggaaaaaaaacaaacctgCCAATCTGATAACTCATAATGCTATATAAATACACTGCAGCTTttataagagagagagaagcccGTCGATGATGTTCTTTATTAGTCCTTGGGCCAGCAAAGAAGCTTTCAGCAAGGCTTTATTTCAAATCCAATGCTCAGAAGTGTTCGAGCCGATTCCATTGCCTTCTCACCTCCGAGGTCCAAGGCCTCACCCGTCAATTCTCCTCCTGTGTCCACCGACCACTGCGTTGaagaaatttggtttgggactgTATCGGTCTTCTTGATATGCAAACTGTTCATGGAAGCAGGAGCGGCAGCAGCAACAAGAGGAGCGCTCGGAGGGCCATGTCGCTTCTTTGGGACAGGCATGTCATGGTCATGTACCCCCTTGTATGTTATAATTACAGCACTTGTGTTATCTACGGCTGTTTCAATGTGTTTCCGAACTGGACACCCAGCAGAAGTACATCTGTAGTAGttcctaaaaaaaaatacaataatgGATCAAAATCAAAGTAAGAATACATgtagtatttaattataaagcTCCGAATGCCAGCTCTGAATAAATTCCGTTCACTATTTTTTTACTTGTACATCTAAAGTGGCAGATCTCCTTtataacaaaagcttcatttgaTTAGAGATGCCACAAAATGCGTTAAAGCATTCTTTGATGAATATCATTTATGCTCTGCTTGCTTCTTAGAAatgcaaataaacaaaaaatggaACCAACTAAGATTGCTTAAGAGTCAATCACTAATTTGATCATTGCATTTTCGAGTTATTCGGATTGTATCTTTCGCAAATTAACTGCGCTGTGAAGTTTTAAAGTAAACACCTTGCACAAAGGAAAGACGAAGTCTATGTAAAAATGACGCATACTGAACATCATTTAACCACATATAACAACGAATTTAAACCCCAGATGCTGATTAATTAGGCTAATATCAAACTACCAAGGAAGAAAAAGTGAAGGAAATAGGAATGCACCTGGGATGAGGGTTTCCTTTCACCATCTTCTGTCCATATTTGCGCCATCTGTATCCATCACCTGATATTCCAAC
Above is a window of Malus sylvestris chromosome 15, drMalSylv7.2, whole genome shotgun sequence DNA encoding:
- the LOC126605205 gene encoding uncharacterized protein LOC126605205, which codes for MSGAPRVRSINVADSESRPVLGPAGNKAGTFSARKPASKPLRKAEKFGEEVSSAEEKKTRQSPMLTTSPQPHSPKVHSVLRRHEQLLHSNFSLNASCSSDASTDSFQSRASTGRLIRSNSVGSRRKQYVSKPRSVVSDGGLDSPPDGSQSKKRCAWVTPNADPCYAAFHDEEWGFPVHDDKKLFELLVLSGALAELSWPAILSKKHIFREVFADFDPIAVSKLNEKKLISPGSAASSLLSELKLRAIIENARQTTKVIEEFGSFDKYIWSFVNNKPIVSRFRYPRQVPVKTPKADVISKDLVRRGFRSVGPTVVYSFMQVAGITNDHLFSCFRFQECVNAAEGNGENGIKDEAGKKTENGIESELSVAIDKLSFSSDL
- the LOC126605213 gene encoding uncharacterized protein LOC126605213, whose product is MVGTSVKAETMGLMEKRTALEAEMNAIIERLTQPGGPGISGNLLDSEGFPREDIDIPAVRAERRRLAELRNDHKEITEKLNRNIEVLHSARPAPKQSSLNDSDGQSASAVNVVASASSTNVHTAMDVDMIVSVPFALVDEIADASPAAEDGLQLGDQIVKFGNVENGDNLLQKLASEAQASQGRGIPIILVRQGAQVSLTVTPRTWQGRGLLGCHFQIL